The following proteins come from a genomic window of Shewanella halifaxensis HAW-EB4:
- a CDS encoding ArnT family glycosyltransferase has protein sequence MKSLQQRFNSDDYYQVLSMLLLFAAVILLVGIGWRSPWPADEPRFAEVAREMVDSGQWFFPQRGGEFYPDKPPVFMWAIALFYGLTGSLKVAFLLPNALAGFLTLFLVYDLGSRLWSVRVGRNAALLLMLAPQFLIQSKNAQIDAMVMCWITLGCYGLLRHFMTGPHWRWYFAGWAFMGLGVITKGVGFLPLLMLLPIIAYALIQKDLFKGRLKWWCLAGPLAMLAVIACWLVPMVLIVQSQGTPELIQYQNNILFKQTGERYVNAWHHIKPWYYFLVSVVPVMWFPLPLLFIAHWQRVVAKIKAEPIIAILLVWVVLVLVFFSISPGKRGVYILPALPMLALALSAIITGADTKRWFEWGLTGLLWLLGLVFTTAGVLALIHHPAIVKAMADYSADLTHMGYLLLTVGIIWFAVLLLLRRSQAMVRMGISLALTWIVMGTWGYSILEPMRTPQALMANAAKAIGPDGQLGLVKFKEQFILFSPVDITHFSYLAPLEQQERNAWQWMHEGDKRFILVGDHQKLNCFNFTGAKSMGVAHRDDWVLLSKDNLLPTCAEPDKRYQYFTPTPGRWMD, from the coding sequence TTGAAATCGCTACAACAACGATTCAATAGTGATGACTATTATCAAGTGCTGAGCATGCTATTGCTGTTCGCCGCAGTGATTTTGCTTGTCGGCATTGGCTGGCGTTCTCCTTGGCCGGCCGACGAACCTCGTTTTGCCGAAGTGGCCCGAGAGATGGTGGATTCTGGTCAATGGTTTTTCCCACAACGCGGAGGCGAGTTCTATCCTGATAAGCCACCCGTGTTTATGTGGGCTATCGCGCTATTTTATGGCTTAACGGGCAGCTTAAAAGTCGCTTTTTTATTGCCGAATGCCCTAGCTGGTTTTCTAACGCTATTTCTGGTTTATGATCTAGGTTCGAGACTGTGGAGTGTGCGTGTCGGCCGCAATGCCGCCCTACTGTTGATGTTGGCTCCGCAGTTTTTAATTCAGAGTAAAAATGCGCAGATTGATGCCATGGTGATGTGTTGGATCACCTTGGGCTGCTATGGTTTGCTGCGACACTTTATGACGGGGCCTCATTGGCGTTGGTATTTCGCGGGCTGGGCGTTTATGGGGCTAGGGGTGATCACCAAAGGCGTGGGTTTCTTGCCACTGCTGATGCTGCTCCCGATTATCGCTTACGCACTAATCCAAAAAGATCTCTTTAAAGGCCGCCTTAAATGGTGGTGCCTAGCAGGGCCATTGGCGATGCTGGCAGTGATTGCCTGTTGGCTGGTGCCTATGGTGCTGATTGTCCAAAGTCAGGGCACACCAGAGCTGATCCAATATCAAAACAACATTCTATTTAAGCAAACGGGTGAGCGTTACGTTAATGCTTGGCACCATATCAAGCCTTGGTATTACTTCTTAGTGAGTGTGGTGCCGGTAATGTGGTTCCCGTTGCCGCTGCTGTTTATTGCTCACTGGCAACGAGTGGTTGCCAAGATCAAAGCTGAGCCTATCATTGCCATATTGCTGGTTTGGGTCGTGCTAGTGCTGGTTTTCTTTAGCATTAGCCCAGGCAAACGTGGTGTGTATATCTTGCCAGCACTGCCTATGCTCGCATTAGCACTATCGGCGATTATTACTGGTGCAGATACCAAGCGCTGGTTTGAATGGGGCCTAACAGGCTTACTCTGGTTGCTCGGATTGGTATTCACCACAGCTGGTGTTTTAGCGCTTATTCATCACCCCGCTATCGTTAAGGCGATGGCCGATTATTCGGCTGACTTAACGCATATGGGCTACCTGCTACTGACGGTGGGTATTATCTGGTTTGCAGTTCTATTGCTGCTGCGCCGTTCACAAGCCATGGTGAGAATGGGGATCAGCCTAGCACTAACCTGGATTGTAATGGGCACATGGGGCTACAGCATTTTAGAGCCTATGCGCACGCCGCAAGCCCTGATGGCCAATGCGGCTAAGGCGATAGGCCCAGATGGTCAGCTTGGTTTAGTTAAATTTAAAGAGCAGTTCATATTGTTCTCTCCGGTGGATATTACCCACTTTAGCTACCTTGCACCCCTTGAGCAGCAAGAGCGTAATGCATGGCAGTGGATGCATGAAGGAGATAAGCGCTTTATCTTAGTCGGCGATCATCAAAAGCTTAACTGCTTTAACTTTACTGGTGCGAAAAGCATGGGTGTTGCTCACCGTGATGACTGGGTACTGTTAAGCAAAGACAATCTGCTGCCCACCTGTGCCGAGCCTGATAAGCGTTATCAGTATTTCACCCCGACACCAGGACGGTGGATGGATTGA